In the Bacillota bacterium genome, GACTGGTCCCGTGAGGAGGAGGTATAGGGATGTTTTTCGCTAAGAGGAATGTCACCCCGGAACCCAGCACACTGGTGATCTTCGGCGGCACCGGCGATCTGGCCTGCCGGAAGCTTTATCCCGCCCTTTATAACCTCTATCGAGTGAAGCGTCTACCCCCCGGCACCCAGGTGGTAGGCGTGGGTCGACGGGAGTACGACCGGCAAGCCTTTCAAGACTACGTGGCCGGCTGCATCCAGGAGCATTCTCGAAAGAAACCCCATGCCCTGGAAGTGGACTTTCTACGTCTATTCCATTACCAAGCCCTGGATCTTGCCAAGTCGGATACCTTCGCCTCCCTGGAAGCTTTCCTTGCGAAGCTTACGGGCAGCCAGCAAAAGCAACACATCTTTTACATGGCGGTCCCTCCGGAGGTTTTCGCTCCCACCGTACGGAAACTGGCAGCGGCGGGTCTAGCAAAGGACAGCCGTGTGGTGCTGGAAAAACCCTTCGGCTGGGACTTGGCTTCGGCCCGCGCTTTGCAACAGGAACTGGCCGCGGTGTTCCCCGAGTCGGCCATTTTTCGGCTGGATCACTACTTGGGGAAGGAAATGCTGCAAAACATCATGATGATCCGCATGGCCAATACAGTCTTTGAACCCCTTTGGAACAAGGATCATGTGGCCAGCATTCAACTTCAGGTGAACGAATCGGTGGGGATCGGTCAACGGGGCCGCTACTATGAACAGGCGGGGGCCCTGCGGGATATGGTCCAAAACCACTTGATGCAGGTGTTGGCCTTCACCGCTATGGAGCCGCCCCGGGATTTTTCTGCGGATGCCCTGCGGGATGAGAAGGTCCGGGTGATCAAGGCCCTGCGACCCCTGACGGAGGAGACCATTGCCACCCAAGTGGTGCGGGGACAATACGGTCCGGGGACGATCCATGGGGAAACGGTAGTCGGTTACCGGCAGGAACCCTATGTAAGCCCGGACTCTCAGCGGGAAACCTTCGTGGCCATGAAGCTATACATCGATAATCCCCGGTGGCAGGGGGTACCCTTTTACCTCCGTACCGGAAAACGCCTGCCGCAACGCTCAGCCCAAGTGGTGGTGGAGTTCAAGAAAAACTCCAACCTCTCGTTTCTAGGGGATTTGGCCCCCAATTTGTTAGTAATCAAAATCCAACCAGAGGAGGGGGTCGCATTCCAGTTCAACGTGAAGGAACCGGACACAGAGTTCAACCTGCGGCCGGTGCTGATGTCCTTCTGCCAAAACTGCGACTACCCCGAAAACTCCCCAGAAGCCTATGAGCGTCTGCTCCATGACATCCTGGTGGGGGATGCGACCCTCTTTACCCGCTGGGACGAGGTTGAGGCCACATGGGAGTACGTACAGAGTATCTTAGAAGCTTGGGAAAGGGATACTTCCGAGATTCCCCAGTACCCCGCAGGTACCTGGGGACCGGAGGAAGCCCAGCAACTACTAGCACAGGATGGAAAGGTATGGTGGGTTGACTGTGAAGATCGCCTACGATGTTTCCATGACAATTGAACCCAAAATGCCAGTCTACAAAAACCGGGAACAACTGCGCCCCCAGTTTATTACCATTGCTAGCCACCGCAAGCAGGGTATCCACCAGACCCGGGTGTCCCTGGATTTACACACGGGAACCCACTTGGATGCTCCCTTCCATATGCTAGCCGACGGGAGCACCATCGAAGCCTATTCCCTGGAAGAACTAATCGTCCCTTGCCAGGTCTACGATCTTACCCACGTAAAGGACCACATCAGTGCAGAGGAACTGAAGGGGTTGCCCTTCACACCGGGACTATTTGCCCTGTTCAAGACGCAAAACTCCCTGGTTGACAATCCAGGGGAGGATTTCATCTATGTAGATGTCACCGCCGCCCAGTTCCTGGTGGAAAGACAAGTATCCGGAGTTGGCATCGACTCTTTGGGAATCGAGCGGGATCAGCCGGATCATTTGACCCACCGAACCCTCTTTCGAGCGGGGATCAAGATTCTGGAGGGACTTCGCCTGGGACACGTACCCCCGGGGAATTACACTCTGCTCATCGCCCCGTTGAAGTTGACAGGGGTGGAGTCGGCACCGGTGCGGGCCCTTTTGTTGGAGGAGTAATAACAGCTGGAAAAACCCGAACCCCTCCCAGCACATGTCCTTGGAAGAACCGCAAGGAGGTAACCCAGTCAAGTAGGGGGTAGGTCTCCGCAGATCTTACCTGCATCTCAGAACCAGATTTCGATTGCAGCAGGGGAGAGTATCCATGACCAAGACAGTCCGCTGGGTCCTTCTGGGATGTCTTTTGTTGCCCTTGGCACGATGCTATGAAGTCAATGTTTACTGGTTCTCGGTGAGGCAGGACCAGTTAGGGTAGGGGCAATGGTAAGGACCGATCAAATCCTTGCGGGAAAAGAGGCTAGGTTCATGGTCTGGCAGCTCAGGTTCTTTTTCCCCCATATGACATACACAGAAGAAGGATAAACACGTACTATGGGATCCTGTCCACGACCACCAAACCCAGCGATACTTCCCGCCCAACTGTTTTCCTTCCAGACCCAAGGGGACAATTCCTTTACCTTTACGGCCGTCGTGCCCGAAGTGTTTGGACGATTTCTACAGATAGCTTTCGGTTTTCCTGGGCAGAAAAATCGACACGGTCAACACTTCCGCCGTTAATGACCGTGTGACGGTCTGAAATGGCCCTTACCCCCTGTTGGGCAGAACGGGCATATACCCAGTAGATGAACGAAGACTGGTCATTCATGACCGGTTAGCAAGCCGTTGATAGACCCGGGGACTGATCCCCGTCTCCGCCTTAAAGGCTCGACTGAAGACCTGTACCGACGAATAACCGAGGCGGTGGGCGATCTCTTTCACCGACAGATGTTCCAACTCCAAAAGGGTGCGGGCCCGCCGCATCTTCAAAGACCGGTGATACTGAATCGGCGTGATTTGCAGTTCCTGTTTAAACAGCCGGATTAGGTCAAACTTGCTCACCTGAAACTCCTTGGCTAGCAGATCAAGGGTGATGTTTTCTTCCACATGCTGTTCCAGGAACGTCTTCACGTGTTCAATCATTTCCTGGGTACTGCTGGGATCACCCTTGGACCGTTCCGCTAAACTGCACAAATGTGCGATGAGGGCGAGGAGCTTGCTGTTACAAAGGAACATATTGCCGAAAGAAGGGCGCATCCAGAGGTCAATAATCTGTTCCACCCGGGACTGCACATAACTGGGGTCCGGCAAAGAGAGCACCAGTCCTCCATCCACTAAAGGCAGGGTATAATCCTGTCTCTCCCCACCTTGCATTTGCCAGCATTCAAAATAGAGCATGGAGACAGCCATCCCAGAAGTGGTGGATAACTGATGGGGAGTGTCCGGCGGAAGATAAAGGATGTCTCCGGATTGAAAACTTGTGGTGGTTCCATCCCTTGCTTCCACCATCCCTTCACCATCCAGGACATAAGCCAGGATGTGCTTGGCCGTGGTGGACCGCCGCATCTGCCAATCCGCAGGATAAGTTATCACCAAGGCGTCCCGGATGACCACCAAAAGCTCCACAGGATACCACTCCGGGGTCACCACATGTTCCGTAAGACGGGAAACCAGGGTATTCAAATAGCGGCCCCGATCCACATCGATGGCCATCTGCACCGGCCAACCATCCATCGCCCGATAGAGCACCCCGTAGTTGGCGCCCGGTTCTGTCTTTACCCGAACACGGACCGGCTCCAAGGTCACAACCGAAGGATCGCAAAGATACATCACCGTGAGCGGGTCATACATGATGGGGGGTGTGTTCCCCATCGCCTTAGCCCAGTGTTGGTACAGGGTCATGAGAAAGCTGGTGCCCGCCAAGCCAGAGTTGAACAGTATTCCCCGTTGGGCCTGGGTTAGGATACAACCCAGGGTCACTTCCCGACCGATCAACACAATGGGAATTCCCGAGGAGAGGACAACCTCTGCAGCCTTTGGATCTTGGCTGATGTTCCATTCCGGTAGTCGTTGGGTCACCCAGCCGCCCATGAGCACCACCTGACGAAAGGACGTGACCCGATCGGGGTAGCGACGGAGAAAATCTGCAAGATTTGTTAAGGGTCCGTTGGCCACGTAGACGATGCCCCGGCGTTGGGCTGTGACCTTTTCCAGCCACTCGAGGGCGGAGAGGGGACTAGCCTCCCCTAGGGGCACTTTGGGGATAGCCTCTTCCATCTGGGTGAAGGTATCGCACTCCGCCGGGGGTTCCCCCTGGTAGCGGGGCGATAGCCCAATGCTAACGGGGACGTGGAGCTCACCGTAGGCACCCAGCAAGCGCCGGGCAATTAGAGCCCGGGCCCGGGGGAGATAAAAGGTGGTGGTAACGCCCAACAGTTCAATCTCCGGAGAATTCACCGCCAGAGCAATGGCGAAGGCATCGTCAATGTTGTCCCCGATTTCTGTGTCGATAACAACCGGAACTCTCAAAGGATCACCCCGCGCAATATATGCTAACAGCGTGCCAATCCAAGCCAAAGGGGAGTGGGCTGAGAAAAATGAAATATTTAGTGTATTAACACTATAACACGAATGCTTTCAGGAGGTAAGTACACAGTGACCTCTGTTCACAAGATCCTGATTGATACGGACATCGGCAACGACATCGATGACGCCTATGCTTTGGCCTTTGCCCTCATCCATCCCCAACTGGAAGTACTGGGGATATCCACCGTGGATCATCATGTAGAACTCCGGGCTCGGCTTGCCCAGACCATCGTAAAGACCACCGGAAAAGACATTCCCGTCACAATCGGTGCCGAAGGCTCACCTACGAAAACAAGAACACCTCATCTGACGACCCAACTGGCTTGGGCCGCGGAACACCTATCCACCGCGACTACATATCCTTTGTCTTCCTGGGAGTATTTCAACCAGGTGGCCCGGGAACACCCCGGCGAGATCACCCTCGTCTGTCTCGGACAGCTGACTAACGTGGCCATCGCCTTAGACCTATATCCTTCCCTCAAGGAAAACCTCAAGGGACTGGCCATCATGGGTGGAGAGACGGTGTATTTCCGCCGTGAACACAACTTCGCCAATGACTACCTGGCCGCGGACCGGGTGATCAGCTCCGGGATAGAGACCTTCCTGGCCACCTGGAGTGTGAGCAAACAACTGACTTTAGACGAGATAACCCGTCAACGATTCAAAGCTAAAGGGGGCCCCATGTTGGAACTGTTGCTTACCCTCCAGGACGTATGGGGATATCAACCGGTGCTTTACGACCTTTCGCCCTTACTTTGGTTGATTGAGCCCGGTATCTTCCAAACGGTGCCCATGCACCTGCGGGTGGAAAGTGTGGGAATGTTTACCCGGGGCTGCCTGATAAGTCTAGAAAAACATGCGACAGGATTACCCATCGATGAGTGCGTTCCCTATGGTTTCAGTTACCAAGAATCCCCGGAAGTGTGGGTAAGTCAAGACATGAACGTTGCGCAAGCCAAGGAAGTTTTCGTCCAAACCCTGTTGGGCTAGGGGAGGTGGGCTTACCGGCAAAGGAAAGCATCGCACATAAGGCTCGAAGAATAACAAAAACAGAGAAAGGAGTGGCAAAGATGCAAAAGCGGTTTACTGTTCTGGTCCTTTGTCTGCTAGTGGGATTGTTGGTCAACTCAGTGGCATCGGCGAAGACTGTTGTCACCGTGTGGGCCTGGAGCGATGTCCTAGGAGAATTCATTGCGCGCAAGGCCGAGGAATTCAATCAAATGCAGGATGAGATCGAGATCATTGTTGAGCAGCACCCCTTCGACGGGTACTTGGACAAACTGCAAATGGCCCAGGTCAGTGGGGTGGCCCCGGAGATTTTGCGGGGTGGTTTTGAAGGCTTGATTTCCCCTTACCCCGACGATTTCTACGCCCCCAGTCTGGTGGAACACATGAAGAGTCAACAGTTACCCTTCTTTGAGGATTTCATCGCCGAAGACGGGAAGGTCTATGCCTATCCCTTCAGTCTGTGGACCACGCCCCTTTGGTACAATCGGGTTCTGTTTGCCGAAGCCGGCCTGGGAGATCAGGATGTGCCCAAAACCTGGGACGAACTGATCCAAGTGGCGAAGAAATTGACAAAAGTAGGGGCGGACAATCAGGTGGTCCAGTATGGATTTGTCACGGAACCTACCGATTTTCTCCAAGTCTGGTTGCCCCAAGCCGCCCCCGACTATTACCACACCGGTGACCGGCAGGCCACTTTGGTGGGCACGGGGGCCGTTGATGCCTACCGCTTCTTCCTGGATCTAATAGAAAACCAACTCATCCCCTGGCCCGTTACCGAATGGTGTGGTACCAAGTTCCTCAACCAGACCGCGGCGATGATCATGGTGGGTAGCTGGTTCTACGGTACAGCCCAACAGGCCACCTTTGATTGGGCTATCGCACCCCAGCCCCGGCCCACCCTGGATGCACCTTACGGTGCCACCTGTATTGCCTCGGACTGGCGGTTTGGCTACGGTATCGACGAAGGGTTGAAACAGGCCGGGGCCGAATTTCTCCGTTACGTGTACAGTGAGCCCAATTCGGTGGAATGTGCCTTATCCACCGGTCTGCTGCCGGTCCGACTGGAGTATTACCAAGCACCAGAGCTGGCGGAAAACCACTTCTTCCAAGTCTGTGCCCAAATACTTCCCCATTCCACGTACAAGTTGGATGGAACCGTATGGGACACCGTCTGGAATGCGTTAAGCGGTGCCACCAACACCGCTCTGTGGGAACTGATGCATCCCACCCAGGCGGTAACGTTGATGGAAAAGCAGGTCAATACCGCCTTGACCGACTACTACCGCTAAACCTTGCCGGGTCCCCCTTTTCCGGGGGACCCACCTTGGGAGGTGTCCCTATGGCCCGAAGGGTCCTATTGGCCTTCTTAATTCCCATCCTGTTGTTGGGTACTGGTAGGGAGGTATGCGGGAGAATGGTAAGTGTTTATCCCCAGGAAACCGACGAAGTCTTTTCTAATCCTCTCATGGGCTGGTGGTATATTGATAACGCCATTCCAGGACACATGGACGCCGGTCGTTCGTTACCCTATATCAAGAACGGCACCTCTTGGGAGCTGGTGGACCATGTGGCCATCTTGTCCGCCTGGGGGGCCATCGAGGTGGAACCGGGTCGCTTCGATTGGAGCCTCATCGACGAGGCGGTAGAGTTTTGGACAAGCCAAGGCAAGCGTATCCACTTCCGAATCTCCACGGATCCCATGATCATGCCCCATGTAGGTTTTGTCATTGGTGCCCCCCAGTGGCTGTATGACCTCGGGGTCCCTTACAAGGTGAAGGACGGAGCGGGGTGGGGGAAAGAAGCGGAATGTGCCTACCCCGACTATACCCATCCTCTGTATGTCACCCATTTGAAGAGATTCTTGGCAGAATTTTCCGGGCGGTTCAAGGACCATCCGGCGGTGGAACTGGTACAGCTGATGGGATATGGGGCATGGGGGGAGTGGCACAGTGGGTATGATTACCCCACCCTGGAAAAACGCCTTGAAGCCCTGCAGATCATCATCGACGCCTGGTCCGAAGCCTGGGCGGGAAGTAATGTAATCCTGGTGCTCTCCAACTCCTACGAATGGCAAGAGGAGCTGACCCCCTATGGCATCTCCATCAATCACTGGCCTAAGCCTAGCTATGAAGAATATGTACGGGCCTCCGCCTTCGACTACGCCTATTACCAAGTGGAAAACATCGCACTAAATCGCAACGGCCTATCCAGCTACGTACATGATCCCTATGACGGTCGACTGATGCTGGAATTCTTTGACCGCACACGTAAACCCATCTCCGGGGAAATCGCCGGTTCTTTGGGTTTGTATCAAAACCTTCACGACGGCTACAATCCCCGCCGGGCCATCGATGAGGCCCTAAACTACCACGTCAATTACCTGATGACCCTGGGATGGGATATTACCGCCTTCAATCTTGCGAAAAACCCCAACGTGGATTCGGCCCTATACTTTTACAA is a window encoding:
- a CDS encoding glucose-6-phosphate dehydrogenase, with translation MFFAKRNVTPEPSTLVIFGGTGDLACRKLYPALYNLYRVKRLPPGTQVVGVGRREYDRQAFQDYVAGCIQEHSRKKPHALEVDFLRLFHYQALDLAKSDTFASLEAFLAKLTGSQQKQHIFYMAVPPEVFAPTVRKLAAAGLAKDSRVVLEKPFGWDLASARALQQELAAVFPESAIFRLDHYLGKEMLQNIMMIRMANTVFEPLWNKDHVASIQLQVNESVGIGQRGRYYEQAGALRDMVQNHLMQVLAFTAMEPPRDFSADALRDEKVRVIKALRPLTEETIATQVVRGQYGPGTIHGETVVGYRQEPYVSPDSQRETFVAMKLYIDNPRWQGVPFYLRTGKRLPQRSAQVVVEFKKNSNLSFLGDLAPNLLVIKIQPEEGVAFQFNVKEPDTEFNLRPVLMSFCQNCDYPENSPEAYERLLHDILVGDATLFTRWDEVEATWEYVQSILEAWERDTSEIPQYPAGTWGPEEAQQLLAQDGKVWWVDCEDRLRCFHDN
- a CDS encoding cyclase family protein; amino-acid sequence: MKIAYDVSMTIEPKMPVYKNREQLRPQFITIASHRKQGIHQTRVSLDLHTGTHLDAPFHMLADGSTIEAYSLEELIVPCQVYDLTHVKDHISAEELKGLPFTPGLFALFKTQNSLVDNPGEDFIYVDVTAAQFLVERQVSGVGIDSLGIERDQPDHLTHRTLFRAGIKILEGLRLGHVPPGNYTLLIAPLKLTGVESAPVRALLLEE
- a CDS encoding helix-turn-helix domain-containing protein, which gives rise to MRVPVVIDTEIGDNIDDAFAIALAVNSPEIELLGVTTTFYLPRARALIARRLLGAYGELHVPVSIGLSPRYQGEPPAECDTFTQMEEAIPKVPLGEASPLSALEWLEKVTAQRRGIVYVANGPLTNLADFLRRYPDRVTSFRQVVLMGGWVTQRLPEWNISQDPKAAEVVLSSGIPIVLIGREVTLGCILTQAQRGILFNSGLAGTSFLMTLYQHWAKAMGNTPPIMYDPLTVMYLCDPSVVTLEPVRVRVKTEPGANYGVLYRAMDGWPVQMAIDVDRGRYLNTLVSRLTEHVVTPEWYPVELLVVIRDALVITYPADWQMRRSTTAKHILAYVLDGEGMVEARDGTTTSFQSGDILYLPPDTPHQLSTTSGMAVSMLYFECWQMQGGERQDYTLPLVDGGLVLSLPDPSYVQSRVEQIIDLWMRPSFGNMFLCNSKLLALIAHLCSLAERSKGDPSSTQEMIEHVKTFLEQHVEENITLDLLAKEFQVSKFDLIRLFKQELQITPIQYHRSLKMRRARTLLELEHLSVKEIAHRLGYSSVQVFSRAFKAETGISPRVYQRLANRS
- a CDS encoding nucleoside hydrolase; amino-acid sequence: MTSVHKILIDTDIGNDIDDAYALAFALIHPQLEVLGISTVDHHVELRARLAQTIVKTTGKDIPVTIGAEGSPTKTRTPHLTTQLAWAAEHLSTATTYPLSSWEYFNQVAREHPGEITLVCLGQLTNVAIALDLYPSLKENLKGLAIMGGETVYFRREHNFANDYLAADRVISSGIETFLATWSVSKQLTLDEITRQRFKAKGGPMLELLLTLQDVWGYQPVLYDLSPLLWLIEPGIFQTVPMHLRVESVGMFTRGCLISLEKHATGLPIDECVPYGFSYQESPEVWVSQDMNVAQAKEVFVQTLLG
- a CDS encoding extracellular solute-binding protein — protein: MQKRFTVLVLCLLVGLLVNSVASAKTVVTVWAWSDVLGEFIARKAEEFNQMQDEIEIIVEQHPFDGYLDKLQMAQVSGVAPEILRGGFEGLISPYPDDFYAPSLVEHMKSQQLPFFEDFIAEDGKVYAYPFSLWTTPLWYNRVLFAEAGLGDQDVPKTWDELIQVAKKLTKVGADNQVVQYGFVTEPTDFLQVWLPQAAPDYYHTGDRQATLVGTGAVDAYRFFLDLIENQLIPWPVTEWCGTKFLNQTAAMIMVGSWFYGTAQQATFDWAIAPQPRPTLDAPYGATCIASDWRFGYGIDEGLKQAGAEFLRYVYSEPNSVECALSTGLLPVRLEYYQAPELAENHFFQVCAQILPHSTYKLDGTVWDTVWNALSGATNTALWELMHPTQAVTLMEKQVNTALTDYYR